The Corynebacterium mycetoides genome includes the window GCGAGTCGGCGTCGACAAGCCAGAGGTAGTTCTTCACATACTGCTGGTCGATGGTGGACGCGCCCTGCTCCACCCCGCCGGCGAGGAGATTGGTCACCATAGCGCGGGCGAAACCCTGCATGTCCACGCCCTCGTGCTCGTAGAAGCGGCGGTCCTCCGTGGACACCAGCGCATCCTTCGCGTACTGAGAGATGGCCTCACTGGGCACCTCGTAGCGGCGCTGGTTAAACACCCAGGCAATGGGCGTGCCCTCGACGTCAGTCACGGTGGTCACGCCGGGGACGTGGCCGTCGTTGAGGTCGGAGAGGTTCGTCTGCATTGTCTGTGCCGTGCGCGCGACCGCCACCCCGCCCAGCCCGGCGACGGGGGCGAGGCACACGGCGACGGCGAGGCCCGCGGTAATGATTGCCAGGAGAAGTTTCCAGAGCGAAGTGAGTGCTGACACCCCCTTACCCTAAACCACGCCACCAGCGCGGGGGAATAGTCAAGCCCCCCTATATGTGTGACCCATTCGACAATGCCGTGGCGCTGTGAATACACTTACAGACACTATTTTGTTCGGTTATGAAAACCACATCGCCTTAAAGCCTCAAAGGAGACGCTATGACGACAACGCTGGGGCCCCGGAAGTCGGGTTCCGTGGGCCAGATGGTGATCGATCGCGGCGAGTGGGTCACCCTGGCGACGTGCCGCACGGGCGACCCGGACGCACTGTTCGTGCGCGGTGCGGAGCAGCGCAAGGCGGCGGCGATCTGCCGCGGCTGCCCGGTGGTGATGGAGTGCCGTGCCGACGCGCTGGACAACCGCATCGAGTTCGGGGTGTGGGGCGGGCTGACCGAGCGCCAGCGCCGCGCCGTCCTGCGGCAGAACCCCCACGTGACCGACTGGGCGGCGCACCTCGCCTCCGGCGCCGAGGTCGCCGGGCTGTAATCGGTGCTGTAATTCGCACGGCTGGGTAGGATTGCCGCATGACTAAATGGGAATACGCCACCGTGCCTCTTCTGACCCACGCCACCAAGCAGATCCTGGACACCTGGGGGGAAGACGGCTGGGAGCTCGTCACCATCACCCCCGGGCCCACCCCGGAGAACCTGGTCGCGTACATGAAGCGCGAGGCGTAGGCCGTGGCGGAGACGTTCAGTGAGAAGCTTTCCGCCTTGGGCCTCGAACTCCCCGAGGTTGTAGCCCCGCTGGCCGCCTACGTCCCCGCCACCCGCGTGGGAAACCAGGTGTGGACCTCCGGCCAGCTCCCGCTCGTGGGCGGCGCGCTGCCCGCGCACGGCAAGGTGGGGGCGGAGGTGAGCCAGGACGAGGCTTACGACCTCGCCCGGCGCGCGTGCCTCAACGCGCTTGCCGCGGTGGACGCGGTGGCGGGCCTGGACAACGTCGCCCGGGTGCTCAAGGTGGTCGGGTTCGTGGCCTCCGCCCCTGACTTCACTGGCCAGCCCGCCGTGGTCAACGGCGCGAGCGAGCTCATCGGCGAGATTTTCGGTCAGGCCGGCGCGCACGCCCGCTCCGCCGTCGGCGTGGCGGTCCTGCCGCTGGACTCCCCCGTCGAGGTGGAGCTGGTCGTCGAGTTGCGGGACTAAAGCTGCGCAACAGCTGTAGGCTGGCATTTATGGAGCATCCCGCTTACAGCCAACTGCGTCCGGTCACTCCCTCCGCGTCCGTCGTGCTCTGCCCGAACCCTAGCTACGCGGCGCTTGAGGGGACGAACTCCTGGGTCATCCGCGCCCCGGAGGACGAGTTCAGCATTGTTATTGACCCCGGCCCGGAAGATGAAGGGCACCTCAACGTCTTAAGTGCCAAGGGGGAGAAGGTCGCGCTCATCCTGCTCACGCACC containing:
- a CDS encoding DUF4177 domain-containing protein; amino-acid sequence: MTKWEYATVPLLTHATKQILDTWGEDGWELVTITPGPTPENLVAYMKREA
- a CDS encoding RidA family protein, with the translated sequence MAETFSEKLSALGLELPEVVAPLAAYVPATRVGNQVWTSGQLPLVGGALPAHGKVGAEVSQDEAYDLARRACLNALAAVDAVAGLDNVARVLKVVGFVASAPDFTGQPAVVNGASELIGEIFGQAGAHARSAVGVAVLPLDSPVEVELVVELRD
- a CDS encoding WhiB family transcriptional regulator, producing MTTTLGPRKSGSVGQMVIDRGEWVTLATCRTGDPDALFVRGAEQRKAAAICRGCPVVMECRADALDNRIEFGVWGGLTERQRRAVLRQNPHVTDWAAHLASGAEVAGL